One Streptomyces sp. NBC_00102 DNA segment encodes these proteins:
- a CDS encoding ATP-dependent 6-phosphofructokinase, whose translation MRIGILTAGGDCPGLNAVIRSVVHRAVVGHGDEVIGFEDGFKGLLDGHFRPLDLNAVSGILARGGTILGSARLERDRLREAAENCEELSRRYGIDALIPIGGEGTLTAARMLSEAGMPVVGVPKTIDNDISATDRTFGFDTAVGVATEAIDRLKTTAESHQRVMVVEVMGRHAGWIALESGMGGGAHGICLPERPFQVDDLVKMVEERFARGKKFAVICVAEGAHPAEGSMAYAKGEIDQFGHERFQGIGNRLAVELERRLGKEARPVILGHVQRGGTPTAYDRVLATRFGWHAVEAVHRGEFGNMTALRGTSIEMVPLADAVTQLKTVPADRMFEAESVF comes from the coding sequence ATGCGCATCGGAATTCTCACCGCAGGCGGCGACTGCCCCGGCCTGAACGCAGTGATCCGTTCGGTCGTGCACCGCGCAGTCGTGGGTCACGGCGACGAGGTCATCGGCTTCGAAGACGGCTTCAAGGGCCTGCTGGACGGCCACTTCCGCCCGCTCGACCTGAACGCCGTCAGCGGCATCCTGGCCCGCGGCGGCACCATCCTCGGCTCCGCCCGCCTGGAGCGCGACCGGCTCCGTGAAGCCGCCGAGAACTGCGAGGAGCTGTCCCGCCGTTACGGCATAGACGCCCTCATCCCCATCGGTGGCGAGGGCACCCTGACGGCCGCCCGCATGCTCTCCGAGGCCGGCATGCCGGTCGTCGGCGTCCCGAAGACCATCGACAACGACATCTCCGCCACCGACCGCACTTTCGGTTTCGACACCGCGGTGGGCGTGGCGACCGAGGCCATAGACCGTCTCAAGACCACCGCCGAGTCCCACCAGCGCGTCATGGTCGTCGAGGTGATGGGCCGTCACGCCGGCTGGATCGCCCTGGAGTCCGGCATGGGCGGCGGCGCGCACGGCATCTGCCTGCCCGAGCGCCCCTTCCAGGTCGACGACCTGGTCAAGATGGTCGAGGAACGCTTCGCCCGTGGCAAGAAGTTCGCGGTCATCTGCGTCGCCGAGGGCGCGCACCCGGCCGAGGGCTCGATGGCCTACGCCAAGGGCGAGATCGACCAGTTCGGCCACGAGCGTTTCCAGGGCATCGGCAACCGCCTCGCCGTCGAACTGGAGCGCCGCCTCGGCAAGGAGGCCCGCCCGGTCATCCTCGGCCACGTGCAGCGCGGCGGCACCCCGACCGCGTACGACCGCGTCCTCGCGACCCGCTTCGGCTGGCACGCCGTGGAGGCCGTCCACCGCGGCGAGTTCGGCAACATGACCGCCCTGCGCGGGACCAGCATCGAGATGGTGCCGCTCGCCGACGCGGTGACCCAGCTGAAGACCGTACCGGCGGACCGTATGTTCGAGGCGGAGTCGGTGTTCTAG
- a CDS encoding NADPH-dependent FMN reductase, which produces MIRIAVVVGSVRPGRVTRAVADWALTVAAGRQDATYELVDLADHDLPLQGEAQPPRSGRYEHEHTRRWSARVAGFDGFLFVTPEYNHSAPAVLKNALDHLYDEWNDKAAGFVSLGFAGGVRAAEHLRGVAAELQLATVQAQLALTIGDDFAEYPAFAPTASREKELIRVLDQLERWAGALKTLRG; this is translated from the coding sequence ATGATCAGGATCGCCGTCGTCGTCGGCAGTGTCCGCCCGGGTCGCGTGACCCGCGCGGTGGCCGACTGGGCTCTCACCGTCGCCGCCGGGCGCCAGGACGCCACCTATGAACTCGTCGACCTCGCCGACCACGACCTGCCCCTCCAAGGCGAGGCGCAACCGCCCCGGAGCGGGCGGTACGAGCACGAGCACACCCGGCGCTGGTCGGCGCGGGTCGCCGGATTCGACGGCTTCCTCTTCGTCACGCCGGAGTACAACCACAGCGCCCCGGCCGTACTGAAGAACGCGCTCGACCACCTCTACGACGAGTGGAACGACAAAGCTGCCGGGTTCGTCAGCCTCGGGTTCGCGGGCGGTGTGCGCGCGGCGGAGCATCTGCGGGGCGTCGCCGCCGAACTCCAGCTCGCCACCGTGCAGGCGCAGCTCGCGCTCACCATCGGGGACGACTTCGCGGAGTACCCGGCGTTCGCGCCCACCGCGTCCCGGGAGAAGGAACTGATCCGTGTCCTGGACCAGTTGGAGCGATGGGCCGGTGCGCTGAAGACGCTGCGCGGCTGA